The Vitis riparia cultivar Riparia Gloire de Montpellier isolate 1030 chromosome 10, EGFV_Vit.rip_1.0, whole genome shotgun sequence genome includes a region encoding these proteins:
- the LOC117923340 gene encoding photosystem I reaction center subunit psaK, chloroplastic — protein sequence MATTVMTTLPQFNGLRPKSSTSPVQTLAAVQPMRRKGKGALGARCDFIGSPTNLIMVTSTTLMLFAGRFGLAPSANRKATAGLKLEVRDSGLQTGDPAGFTLADTLACGTVGHIIGVGVVLGLKNIGAL from the exons ATGGCAACCACTGTGATGACCACTCTCCCACAATTCAATGGCCTCAGACCCAAATCTTCCACATCTCCTGTACAAACTCTG GCAGCAGTTCAACCAATGAGGCGCAAGGGAAAGGGAGCTTTGGGTGCTCGCTGTGATTTCATTGGTTCACCCACCAATCTG ATTATGGTGACTTCAACAACCCTAATGCTGTTTGCTGGGCGATTTGGGTTGGCTCCATCGGCCAACAGGAAGGCGACTGCGGGATTGAAGCTTGAGGTAAGGGACTCAGGGCTGCAGACTGGAGACCCAGCTGGCTTCACCCTTGCAGATACCTTGGCATGTGGAACTGTTGGTCACATAATTGGGGTTGGGGTTGTTCTTGGACTTAAGAACATAGGTGCCCTGTAA